One genomic window of Pempheris klunzingeri isolate RE-2024b chromosome 12, fPemKlu1.hap1, whole genome shotgun sequence includes the following:
- the dact2 gene encoding dapper homolog 2 translates to MLSRKGSCAGMMSAAAGVDRSRVGERLQAALAGLQELHLLKDRQSDMVSWALRLDREEPVTSVRAGPEDPRAMGAEEQRLDATLTALKQQLSRLRKQDVGLKTHLQQLDQQISELKLDVSKASTDQLESDSRPSSGFYELSDGGSCSLSNSCTSVYSECLSSSQTSLLPLPMSPANSYISHPSQVDVCRRRSADESTTQPNPPQRATGLHLGSSRIRASTTGTEHTRPRPVSTGDLERMMAQGLDYYKTVDPKKPSMCTTLKTSTADPKFQSNLVSRSGTEVYHYPSPLHAVALQSPIFSHGGHPAIPGLLEGQEPPVNGSDTLQKAQTGYETKTMGYIDKLLLRSLSKIQNAKGTETLQTHRDYKRRPTEVVTVYPEVSQKEVSVMQPVQAQTTNIIPLDSEQKRYCMTNSSQEIADNTNHKQSERAPEVSYRYSYPAAMREYSSDEVTTSSLRKNDKPRGEYGSVARSNSEKRCEDNPELRPQERKGHKQRLVVAHSSSTEESQSFEVHSGQTASPEFVHAKFVPAGSQRVKVRQADRKTKSVKLRRKSSEKPRAVRQQHGYSSGERTREVSGGTKGGRSGKGKVTQKFTTCHTEEHRQGSGSDSSHCSPGFIYTHKVHPKPHPIPAVTKSSKSRRLQSLEYEQPVEQRKRRQGAAKWPADVEMIQASCAQRQRSKEPHYQAPRSMQMVRSASAKSGQWIGPPRSFQSSVSSNSFLHNLNVRYPPAPFHMSTHYPPRCESEYSAECASLFHSTIAESSEGEMSDNTTNRFGDSESSQSFLSFSDSDSSLSLDEEDQVDSHEDDRGLVWAEAALGPTAAGQPLQQLPRPEPSACRIKASRALKKKIRRFQPASLKVMTLV, encoded by the exons ATGCTGAGCAGGAAGGGGTCTTGTGCGGGGATGATGAGCGCTGCAGCCGGAGTAGACCGCAGCAGGGTCGGGGAGAGGCTGCAGGCTGCTCTGGCCGGGCTGCAGGAGCTGCATCTGCTGAAGGACAGGCAGAGCGACATGGTGAGCTGGGCGCTGAGGTTGGACCGAGAGGAGCCGGTCACTTCTGTCCGCGCAGGCCCGGAGGACCCCAGGGCGATGGGGGCTGAGGAGCAGCGGCTGGACGCGACCCTGACAGCCCTGAAGCAACAGCTG TCTCGTCTTCGGAAACAGGATGTTGGACTGAAGACTCACTTGCAGCAGTTGGACCAGCAGATCAGTGAGCTGAAGCTTGATGTGAGCAAAGCCTCCACAGACCAGCTGGAGAGTGACAGCAGGCCAAGTTCAG GATTCTATGAGCTCAGCGATGGCGGCTCCTGCTCGTTGTCCAACTCCTGCACCTCTGTGTACAGCGAGTGTCTTTCGTCCTCCCAGACAAGCCTTCTTCCCCTTCCCATGAGTCCTGCTAATTCCTACATCAGCCATCCATCACAAGTTGATGTATGCCGCAGGCGTTCTGCTGATGAGAGCACCACTCAGCCCAACCCTCCACAGAGGGCCACAGGCCTCCATCTGGGCAGCAGCAGGATCCGAGCCAGCACTACTGGCACCGAACACACACGGCCCAGACCTGTGTCAACAG GTGATCTTGAAAGGATGATGGCTCAAGGGCTGGACTACTATAAAACAGTGGATCCAAAGAAACCCTCTATGTGCACAACCCTGAAGACCTCCACAGCGGACCCCAAGTTCCAGAGCAACCTAGTGTCTCGCAGTGGGACAGAAGTGTACCACTACCCCAGCCCCCTGCATGCTGTGGCTCTCCAGAGCCCAATCTTTTCTCATGGAGGCCACCCAGCCATACCTGGACTTCTAGAGGGCCAAGAACCCCCAGTGAACGGTTCTGACACCCTCCAGAAGGCACAAACAGGCTATGAGACCAAGACAATGGGTTACATTGACAAGCTTCTCCTTCGAAGCTTGAGCAAAATCCAGAATGCAAAGGGCACAGAGACTCTGCAGACCCACAGAGACTATAAAAGGAGGCCCACTGAAGTTGTAACTGTGTATCCTGAAGTGTCACAGAAAGAGGTGTCTGTGATGCAGCCTGTTCAAGCCCAGACCACAAACATCATCCCACTAGATAGCGAGCAGAAGAGATACTGCATGACAAACTCCAGCCAAGAGATAGCTGATAATACTAACCACAAACAGTCAGAGAGAGCCCCGGAGGTTTCATACCGGTACTCCTATCCTGCTGCCATGAGGGAGTACAGCTCTGATGAGGTCACCACTTCATCTCTGAGGAAGAATGATAAACCCCGAGGAGAATATGGTAGTGTAGCAAGAAGCAATTCAGAGAAAAGATGTGAGGATAATCCAGAGTTAAGGCCACAAGAGAGGAAGGGTCATAAGCAAAGATTGGTTGTAGCTCACAGCTCAAGCACAGAGGAGAGTCAAAGCTTTGAGGTTCATTCTGGGCAAACAGCTTCGCCTGAGTTTGTCCATGCCAAATTTGTCCCTGCTGGATCACAGAGGGTCAAGGTGAGACAAGCAGACCGTAAAACCAAATCTGTGAAACTgagaagaaaaagcagtgaGAAACCTCGAGCAGTGAGGCAGCAACATGGCTACTCCTCCGGTGAAAGGACCAGAGAGGTCAGTGGTGGAACCAAGGGGGGAAGATCAGGGAAAGGAAAAGTGACCCAGAAATTCACCACCTGtcacacagaggagcacagaCAGGGCTCAGGCTCAGACTCCAGCCACTGTAGTCCAGGATTCATATACACCCACAAGGTCCACCCTAAGCCTCATCCCATTCCTGCTGTTACGAAGTCCAGCAAAAGCCGAAGGCTGCAGAGCCTGGAGTACGAGCAGCCTgtagagcagaggaagaggaggcaggggGCTGCCAAATGGCCGGCTGATGTAGAGATGATCCAGGCCTCATGTGCTCAGCGTCAGAGGTCGAAAGAGCCCCATTATCAGGCACCACGGAGCATGCAGATGGTGCGCAGTGCGAGTGCCAAGTCAGGCCAGTGGATAGGACCTCCTCGCTCCTTCCAATCCTCTGTGTCCTCCAACTCCTTTCTCCACAATCTTAATGTGAGATACCCACCAGCACCCTTCCACATGTCCACCCACTACCCACCCAGATGTGAGTCAGAGTACTCGGCCGAATGCGCCTCTCTGTTTCACTCCACCATCGCTGAAAGCAGCGAGGGGGAGATGAGCGATAACACTACCAACCGCTTCGGAGATAGTGAGTCGAGCCAGAGCTTCCTGTCCTTCTCGGACTCTGACAGCAGCCTGTCCCTGGATGAGGAAGACCAGGTGGACAGCCACGAGGATGACAGAGGTCTGGTGTGGGCTGAGGCTGCTCTGGGGCCCACCGCTGCTGGACagcccctccagcagctcccaCGCCCGGAGCCATCAGCCTGTCGCATCAAAGCTTCCCGGGCCTTGAAGAAGAAGATTCGTCGGTTCCAGCCTGCTTCCCTGAAGGTCATGACCCTGGTGTAG